One part of the Acetoanaerobium sticklandii genome encodes these proteins:
- a CDS encoding methyl-accepting chemotaxis protein, producing the protein MKIKNKLILNFGILILVSVIIVGINITTFKTMESDSSFVNQAGSLRAMNYKMTELANQTVYRDSSKAKSDLEETMANFEKTLSDVSSGNKELMLKKPTNEATTAGLEQINSRWSKEFKPAIENIIKSSSEADMEFINSNVDSYVSQINEIVNDYSRYSREKVVKAQMMNFALVVIALIIGVLALVILNRGIVSPIKQLSKDLRALSEGNGDLTKRIEVKSKDEVGEMTIYFNTFIENIHNIVKDISNISGVLSNNMETISNTTEELTKSTEMIAMSSMDVAEGSMLQNTKLEDLNELVVKIQSNIENVSSRAQETLKSSEESQKYVMFGDKQVEIQSRELADFISSIKDASVTVEELNKSSEEIKAMVDLIHSVSSQTNLLALNASIEAARAGEAGRGFAVVADEIRKLAEETSSSAQKISTIVDNIGDRTVNVKTSMDQLVDRTKVQEKSMETLKAKLKDILNRAKRTVEESNSIMDISSEVKSEFNSITMSASEIKDVAVQNSSNTQDVASAVEEQTASFQEVSSNINSINDMAHDLTNIVSRFKI; encoded by the coding sequence ATGAAAATAAAAAACAAGTTAATATTAAATTTTGGAATATTGATTTTAGTATCAGTTATAATTGTTGGCATAAACATTACTACATTTAAGACCATGGAAAGTGACTCAAGCTTCGTAAATCAAGCGGGAAGCTTAAGAGCGATGAACTATAAAATGACTGAGCTAGCAAATCAAACAGTGTACAGAGATAGCTCTAAAGCAAAGTCGGATTTAGAAGAAACTATGGCTAATTTTGAAAAAACTTTAAGTGATGTTAGCAGTGGAAATAAGGAATTGATGCTTAAAAAGCCAACAAATGAAGCTACAACAGCAGGATTAGAGCAAATTAATTCTAGATGGAGCAAGGAGTTCAAGCCAGCTATAGAAAATATTATTAAATCCTCAAGTGAAGCAGACATGGAATTTATTAATTCAAATGTAGATAGCTATGTTTCACAAATAAATGAAATAGTTAACGACTACTCAAGATATTCTCGTGAAAAAGTTGTAAAAGCTCAAATGATGAATTTTGCTTTAGTTGTTATAGCATTAATAATTGGTGTGCTTGCACTTGTTATATTAAATAGAGGAATAGTTAGTCCCATAAAACAGCTAAGCAAGGACTTAAGAGCTTTATCAGAAGGCAATGGAGATTTGACAAAGAGGATAGAGGTAAAATCAAAAGACGAAGTAGGAGAAATGACTATTTATTTCAATACTTTTATCGAAAACATCCACAATATAGTCAAAGATATCTCTAATATATCTGGAGTTTTATCAAACAACATGGAAACTATAAGCAATACTACAGAGGAGCTTACAAAATCAACAGAGATGATAGCAATGTCATCAATGGATGTAGCTGAAGGCTCTATGCTTCAAAATACTAAGCTAGAAGATTTAAATGAGTTAGTAGTTAAGATTCAAAGTAATATAGAAAATGTATCAAGTAGAGCTCAGGAAACTTTAAAATCATCAGAAGAGTCTCAAAAATATGTTATGTTTGGAGATAAGCAAGTAGAAATTCAGTCAAGAGAGCTTGCTGATTTTATAAGTTCTATAAAAGATGCTTCTGTAACCGTAGAGGAATTAAATAAATCATCGGAAGAAATAAAAGCTATGGTTGACTTAATTCATAGCGTTTCATCCCAAACAAATCTGCTTGCACTTAATGCATCTATAGAAGCGGCTAGGGCAGGAGAAGCAGGAAGAGGCTTTGCAGTTGTTGCAGATGAGATAAGAAAGCTAGCAGAAGAGACATCTAGCTCAGCGCAAAAGATAAGTACAATCGTGGATAATATAGGAGATAGGACAGTTAATGTTAAAACATCAATGGACCAGCTAGTAGATAGAACCAAGGTGCAGGAAAAATCTATGGAAACTTTAAAAGCAAAATTAAAGGATATATTAAATAGAGCTAAAAGAACTGTAGAAGAGTCAAATTCCATAATGGATATTTCATCAGAAGTGAAAAGTGAATTTAATAGTATTACAATGTCGGCATCAGAGATAAAGGATGTAGCAGTTCAAAATTCATCAAACACACAAGATGTAGCCTCTGCTGTTGAAGAGCAAACAGCATCCTTCCAAGAAGTGTCGTCAAACATCAATTCTATCAATGATATGGCACACGACTTAACGAACATAGTATCTAGATTTAAGATATAG
- a CDS encoding thiamine pyrophosphate-dependent enzyme, translating into MNYIDLLRESEDLVTPGMSACQGCAAEMCLRRVLQVAGRNTIMTIPPGCMAGAGVVGWNFDNGLKVPVHIPLLDNTASFLSGVSNMYQRKNRQDVNIIAFAGDGATADCGFQSLSGAAERAEKFLYICYDNEGYMNTGFQRSSTSSKGSKTSTTPVGSAGGGKSQNQKYMPLILAMHNAEYVATASPSNMKDLVEKVTKGIEASKRGFAYIHIFSPCPTGWGHDTNLSIDIAKKAVKSNFFPLFEVDRGNWKLLDNKNPIPVSEWMVKLKKFSHLSDDDIIAIQDLADKRMELLRKLSS; encoded by the coding sequence ATGAATTATATAGATTTGCTAAGAGAATCAGAAGATCTAGTAACACCTGGCATGTCGGCTTGCCAAGGATGTGCAGCAGAGATGTGCCTAAGAAGAGTGCTTCAAGTAGCTGGAAGAAATACTATTATGACTATACCACCTGGATGTATGGCTGGAGCTGGAGTAGTAGGCTGGAATTTTGACAATGGTCTCAAGGTTCCTGTTCATATACCACTTCTTGACAATACAGCATCATTTTTAAGTGGAGTAAGCAATATGTATCAGCGCAAAAATAGACAGGATGTAAATATAATTGCTTTTGCAGGTGATGGAGCAACTGCGGATTGCGGTTTTCAATCTTTATCTGGAGCGGCTGAAAGAGCTGAGAAGTTCTTATATATATGCTATGACAATGAAGGATATATGAATACGGGATTTCAAAGAAGCTCGACTTCATCAAAGGGATCAAAAACCTCTACTACACCAGTAGGCTCAGCAGGAGGGGGTAAGTCTCAAAATCAAAAGTATATGCCACTAATTTTGGCTATGCATAATGCGGAGTATGTGGCTACTGCTTCACCTTCTAATATGAAGGATTTAGTTGAAAAAGTTACTAAAGGAATAGAGGCAAGTAAAAGAGGCTTTGCATATATTCATATTTTTTCACCTTGTCCTACTGGGTGGGGACACGATACAAATCTAAGTATTGATATAGCTAAAAAAGCAGTTAAATCAAATTTCTTTCCACTTTTTGAAGTAGATAGAGGAAACTGGAAGCTTTTAGATAATAAAAATCCTATTCCTGTTTCTGAGTGGATGGTAAAGCTCAAAAAATTTAGTCATTTATCTGATGATGACATAATAGCTATTCAAGATTTAGCAGACAAAAGGATGGAACTTTTAAGAAAGTTAAGTAGCTAG
- the arsB gene encoding ACR3 family arsenite efflux transporter: MSKQKLEGISFFERYLTIWVALCMVIGVLIGKFIPAIPAFLGKFEYANVSIPIAILIWLMIYPMMMKVDFHSVKNVGKNPKGLYITWITNWLIKPFTMFAIASFFFYKVFSGFISPDLARDYLAGAVLLGAAPCTAMVFVWSHLTKGNPAYTVVQVATNDLIILAAFTPIVAFLLGIGGISIPWDTLILSVVLFVVVPLTAGVITRNVITKNKGLEYFEKNFIPKFSNITIGGLLLTLVIIFSFQGHVILENPLHILLIAIPLTIQTFFIFFVAYIAAKLLKLPHNVAAPAGMIGASNFFELAVAVAIALFGTTSPVALATIVGVLVEVPVMLILVKIANNTKAWFES; this comes from the coding sequence ATGAGTAAACAGAAGTTAGAGGGTATCAGCTTTTTTGAGAGATATCTTACCATTTGGGTAGCACTTTGTATGGTTATAGGTGTTTTGATTGGGAAGTTTATACCTGCTATACCAGCGTTTTTAGGTAAATTTGAATATGCAAATGTTTCAATTCCTATTGCTATTTTAATATGGCTTATGATCTATCCGATGATGATGAAAGTAGATTTTCACAGTGTTAAGAATGTAGGGAAAAATCCAAAAGGGCTCTATATTACATGGATTACTAATTGGCTTATAAAGCCATTTACTATGTTTGCGATTGCATCATTTTTCTTTTATAAAGTATTTTCAGGGTTTATTTCTCCAGACCTAGCAAGAGATTATTTGGCAGGGGCTGTATTACTTGGAGCGGCACCTTGTACTGCGATGGTTTTTGTATGGAGCCATCTTACAAAAGGCAACCCAGCCTACACAGTGGTTCAAGTAGCAACAAATGACCTTATTATACTGGCAGCATTTACACCTATAGTTGCATTTTTGCTTGGAATAGGAGGGATAAGTATACCATGGGATACATTGATTCTATCGGTTGTACTCTTCGTTGTAGTACCTCTTACAGCAGGGGTAATTACTAGAAATGTAATTACTAAAAATAAAGGATTAGAGTATTTTGAAAAGAATTTTATACCTAAGTTTAGCAATATCACAATTGGAGGCTTGCTTTTAACTTTAGTTATAATATTCTCTTTCCAAGGTCATGTTATACTAGAAAATCCACTCCACATTTTATTAATTGCCATACCACTTACAATCCAGACTTTTTTCATTTTCTTCGTAGCATATATAGCAGCAAAGCTTCTTAAACTGCCTCATAATGTTGCAGCTCCAGCTGGAATGATAGGAGCTTCCAACTTTTTCGAGCTTGCAGTAGCAGTAGCTATCGCACTTTTTGGAACTACTAGTCCAGTAGCGCTTGCAACTATTGTAGGAGTTTTGGTTGAGGTTCCAGTAATGCTCATATTAGTAAAAATAGCTAATAACACTAAAGCTTGGTTCGAGTCATAA
- a CDS encoding ArsR/SmtB family transcription factor, translated as MDYESNARLFKAFCDENRLRIIELLKDGEKCACTLQDELTIVQSTLSHHMKILIESKVVESRKDKKWTYYSLSDSGSELAKNTLSEILTKSENYSSFCICED; from the coding sequence TTGGATTATGAAAGCAATGCTAGACTATTTAAAGCGTTTTGTGATGAGAATAGACTGAGAATTATAGAGCTTTTAAAAGATGGAGAAAAATGTGCATGTACACTTCAAGATGAACTAACTATTGTTCAGTCGACATTGTCACACCACATGAAAATTTTAATTGAGAGTAAAGTAGTAGAGTCAAGAAAAGATAAGAAGTGGACTTACTATTCTCTATCTGATAGCGGAAGTGAGCTTGCAAAGAATACTCTTAGTGAGATTCTTACTAAAAGTGAAAATTACAGTAGTTTTTGCATATGTGAGGATTAA
- a CDS encoding permease gives MIPILKRYRAFLIVLLAVLILTFINKSLGKEIIGITSFSLKEMLQVIPPIFLLLGLLDVWVPKETMTKFMGEGSGLKGILLAMFIGSAAAGPLYGAFPVAAVFMKKGVSLKNILIFIGAWSTTKIPLILFEITSLGPKFALTRFLINIPGIIIIATILSKIVPQDEINEIYKKAQESI, from the coding sequence ATGATACCTATATTAAAAAGATACAGAGCTTTTTTAATCGTACTTCTTGCTGTACTTATATTGACTTTTATTAATAAATCATTAGGTAAAGAAATCATCGGTATAACTAGCTTTTCATTAAAGGAAATGCTTCAAGTAATACCACCTATTTTCTTATTACTAGGACTTCTCGATGTGTGGGTTCCAAAGGAAACTATGACAAAATTCATGGGAGAGGGCTCTGGCCTCAAAGGAATTCTTTTGGCAATGTTTATAGGTTCAGCTGCTGCTGGCCCACTTTATGGTGCTTTTCCAGTAGCTGCAGTATTTATGAAAAAAGGTGTGTCACTAAAAAACATACTCATATTCATAGGAGCTTGGTCTACAACAAAAATTCCGCTTATTTTATTTGAAATAACATCTCTAGGTCCTAAGTTTGCACTGACTAGATTCCTTATTAATATCCCTGGAATCATAATCATAGCTACCATACTATCTAAAATAGTCCCTCAAGATGAAATCAATGAAATTTATAAAAAAGCACAAGAATCTATATAA
- a CDS encoding thioredoxin family protein, with protein sequence MVIKILGSGCANCKKLEQSAQQAVKELGLEATIEKVEDFQEIMAYGVMKTPALVVDEVVKSSGRVLSAEDVKKYL encoded by the coding sequence ATGGTAATTAAAATACTTGGATCTGGATGTGCAAATTGTAAGAAGCTAGAGCAAAGTGCTCAGCAGGCAGTAAAAGAGCTTGGGCTAGAGGCTACTATTGAAAAGGTAGAAGATTTTCAAGAAATCATGGCTTATGGTGTTATGAAAACTCCTGCGCTAGTAGTTGATGAAGTAGTAAAATCATCAGGAAGAGTTTTATCTGCTGAAGATGTGAAAAAATATCTATAA
- the buk gene encoding butyrate kinase — MANRILVMNMGSTSTKLAVYEDEINIWTKNIAHDKSVFKKFTHYTLQYDYRKAVVLEYLKSKNENLENFTVIVSRGGTIRPVSGGVFYISEQMIEDGLSGKYGDHPCNLSMKLAFELAVQYRAVALTVDPPVCDELCTEATYSGLPEIERMAVFHALNQRAIARRYCDEHSKNYTKLNLIVAHIGGGISVGAHQRGKIIDVNNALAGDGPFGLERSGSLPVGDLIKLCYSGKYTKEEMLHRVNGKGGVSAYIDESDGKVLEHKILLGDEYTLEVVSAMAYQVAKEIGATASVLNGEVDAILLTGGLAYWDRFTNMITKKIGFIADIYIYPGEDEMLSLANGAYRHINGIELAKNY; from the coding sequence ATGGCAAATAGAATTCTAGTTATGAATATGGGGTCTACCTCTACAAAGCTAGCAGTATATGAAGATGAGATTAATATATGGACTAAAAATATAGCTCACGACAAATCAGTATTTAAAAAATTTACTCATTATACTCTTCAGTATGATTATAGAAAAGCAGTTGTACTTGAGTATTTGAAAAGTAAAAATGAGAATTTAGAGAACTTTACTGTCATTGTAAGTAGAGGTGGAACAATAAGACCTGTATCTGGAGGAGTCTTTTATATATCTGAGCAAATGATTGAAGATGGTTTATCGGGAAAATACGGAGACCATCCATGCAATCTTAGTATGAAGCTTGCATTTGAACTTGCAGTCCAATATCGAGCAGTAGCTTTGACGGTGGATCCCCCAGTATGCGATGAGCTCTGCACAGAAGCTACGTATTCAGGACTTCCAGAAATTGAAAGGATGGCTGTTTTTCATGCACTTAATCAAAGGGCAATAGCCAGAAGATATTGTGATGAGCATAGTAAAAATTATACAAAACTAAATCTTATAGTAGCACATATAGGCGGAGGGATATCTGTAGGTGCTCATCAGAGAGGTAAAATTATAGATGTAAATAATGCACTAGCTGGAGATGGACCTTTTGGATTAGAACGTTCAGGGAGTCTTCCTGTAGGCGATTTAATCAAGCTATGCTATAGCGGAAAATACACAAAAGAAGAGATGCTCCACAGAGTAAATGGAAAAGGTGGAGTATCAGCATATATTGATGAATCAGATGGGAAAGTATTAGAGCATAAAATACTACTTGGCGATGAATATACTTTAGAGGTTGTGAGTGCTATGGCGTATCAGGTAGCTAAAGAAATAGGGGCTACGGCAAGTGTTTTAAATGGAGAGGTAGATGCAATCTTATTAACTGGTGGATTAGCTTATTGGGACAGATTCACTAATATGATAACAAAAAAAATAGGATTTATAGCTGATATTTATATTTATCCTGGTGAGGATGAAATGCTTTCTCTTGCAAATGGAGCTTATAGACATATAAATGGCATAGAACTTGCAAAAAACTATTAA
- a CDS encoding sensor domain-containing protein: MDKKDYDISNLAISEADTIKEKSPWKTIVIYTILGFLWILFSDRFVDLFADSHETYKLMQSYKGVFYVVVTAVILFYLIKYDYSKIMKLTNDVSEKNEELVSFSEELIAMDEDLQQKIESLNIAMKSINEQKQFIDDIFQNSNTSIVTWGLDGEVLDINNHFTELMGYDRQDIIGKKWYEILLPEEQKYKYYELASKLESDRKVQNYENKAVAKDGRIFDMLWNNAMIYNPQNDLTIVVSFGIDLTMQKQNERRIYELAYNDKLTGFKNLIAFENDINSKINKKTSFTLYYLDMDNFKHLNEIHGHKCGDMFLKDYASRLLTIFDRTNVYRWCGDEFVIIEEDTNDINITKRIDEIALLTKNIWKYKNVEYYPSVSIGITKFPEDAENLEGLKKNMDMALYKAKSSGKSLAVAYHSDFQKDIEKKLDLENTITQALINESFRLVFQPIYSIKTGRIISIEALIRCKSLNINIGEMINIAEESGQILQIDRWVIKKAFEIMKNELDKYDILLSINLSAKSIASPDLIDYLSNITKEYNINPNKIEFELTEHSLIFDIDWSKEVIGKLKHLGFGIALDDFGTRYSSLNYLSTIPFDSLKIDKSYIDKIVDTDKSRVIVEQIIDLSHNLGLTTVAEGIEENEQLDILKKLDCDYGQGYLLDKPLELEDLIIKIN, from the coding sequence ATGGACAAAAAAGATTACGATATATCAAACTTAGCAATCTCAGAAGCTGATACTATTAAAGAAAAATCACCTTGGAAAACAATTGTTATATATACAATTTTAGGATTTTTATGGATATTATTTTCAGATAGATTTGTAGATCTTTTTGCTGATAGTCATGAAACCTATAAATTAATGCAGTCCTACAAAGGGGTGTTTTATGTTGTTGTCACAGCTGTTATATTGTTTTATTTAATCAAATATGATTACTCAAAAATAATGAAGCTTACAAATGATGTTTCTGAAAAAAACGAAGAGTTAGTCAGCTTTTCAGAGGAATTAATAGCAATGGATGAAGACTTGCAGCAAAAAATAGAGTCTTTAAATATAGCTATGAAAAGTATAAATGAGCAAAAACAGTTCATTGATGATATATTCCAAAACAGCAACACATCAATTGTTACCTGGGGGCTTGACGGTGAAGTTCTAGATATAAACAATCATTTTACTGAGCTTATGGGATATGATAGACAAGATATCATAGGTAAGAAATGGTACGAAATTTTGCTTCCTGAAGAGCAAAAGTATAAGTATTATGAGCTTGCCTCAAAGCTTGAATCAGATAGAAAGGTTCAAAATTACGAAAATAAAGCGGTGGCAAAGGATGGGCGTATATTTGATATGCTTTGGAATAATGCAATGATTTACAATCCCCAAAATGATTTGACCATAGTAGTTTCATTTGGGATAGACCTTACTATGCAAAAGCAAAATGAGAGAAGGATATATGAGCTTGCTTATAATGATAAATTAACTGGATTTAAAAACTTAATTGCTTTTGAAAATGATATAAATTCTAAAATTAATAAAAAAACAAGCTTTACTTTATATTATCTAGATATGGATAATTTCAAGCATCTTAATGAAATACATGGACATAAATGTGGAGATATGTTTTTAAAGGATTATGCTTCGAGATTGCTTACTATTTTCGATAGAACAAATGTATACAGATGGTGTGGAGATGAGTTTGTAATCATTGAAGAGGATACAAATGATATCAATATAACCAAGAGAATAGATGAAATAGCATTGCTTACAAAGAATATATGGAAGTATAAAAATGTTGAGTACTATCCATCTGTAAGTATAGGAATAACTAAGTTCCCTGAGGATGCTGAAAATTTAGAGGGCTTGAAAAAGAACATGGATATGGCTCTATATAAAGCAAAATCGAGTGGAAAATCCTTAGCAGTAGCCTATCATTCAGACTTTCAAAAGGATATAGAAAAAAAGCTGGATTTAGAAAACACAATAACTCAGGCACTTATAAATGAAAGCTTTAGGCTAGTATTTCAACCTATTTACAGCATTAAGACAGGAAGAATAATTTCGATAGAGGCTTTAATCAGATGCAAAAGCTTGAATATAAATATAGGGGAAATGATTAATATAGCAGAGGAAAGTGGTCAGATTCTTCAAATAGACAGATGGGTAATTAAGAAAGCCTTTGAAATTATGAAAAATGAATTAGATAAATACGACATACTGCTGTCTATCAACCTTTCAGCTAAAAGTATAGCTTCACCAGATTTAATAGATTATTTAAGCAATATAACAAAAGAATACAATATAAATCCAAACAAAATAGAGTTTGAGCTTACTGAGCATTCCTTGATTTTCGATATAGATTGGAGTAAAGAGGTAATAGGTAAGCTAAAGCATCTAGGCTTTGGGATTGCACTTGATGATTTTGGAACTAGATATTCATCACTTAATTATCTTAGTACCATTCCTTTTGATTCTTTAAAAATTGACAAATCATATATAGACAAAATAGTTGATACAGATAAAAGCAGGGTGATAGTAGAGCAAATTATTGATTTATCACATAATTTGGGGCTTACTACTGTAGCTGAAGGAATCGAAGAAAATGAGCAGCTTGATATATTAAAAAAGCTAGACTGCGATTATGGACAAGGATATTTACTTGATAAACCATTGGAATTAGAAGATTTAATCATAAAAATAAATTAA
- a CDS encoding asparaginase, whose product MSEVLINVTRGPVVESMHRGDAVAVDNTGKILYQIGDPYKVTYLRSSAKPLQTINVFLSGAVDKYKFDDSEISIMCASHYCEDFHLKVIDSMLEKLGLNLNNLDCGSIYSISPKHYERQLKENHVLTQANNDCSGKHCGMLASCLVKGYSLENYTKFEHELQKDILNSLSYMCEIEPEKISIGVDGCTVPVHAMPIYNMALGFAKLANPENLDSDYKAACERIFDAMNNSPEMVSGTDGFCTELIRHTNGKLIGKLGAEGIYCIGIKGKNIGLAVKIEDGNYSRAINPAVTKCLEDMQVLEPSELENLKSFSKVPNYNNKNEVIGYIEPCFEFNKI is encoded by the coding sequence ATGTCTGAAGTTTTGATTAATGTTACAAGAGGGCCAGTAGTAGAATCAATGCATAGAGGAGATGCAGTTGCTGTAGACAACACAGGAAAAATTTTATATCAAATAGGTGACCCATATAAGGTTACATATCTTAGATCATCAGCAAAGCCACTTCAAACTATAAATGTATTTTTAAGCGGAGCAGTAGATAAATATAAATTTGATGACAGCGAAATTTCCATTATGTGTGCATCGCATTATTGTGAAGATTTTCATTTAAAGGTAATTGATTCTATGCTTGAAAAGCTTGGGCTTAATCTTAATAATCTAGATTGTGGCAGTATTTATTCCATTAGCCCAAAGCATTATGAAAGACAATTAAAGGAAAATCATGTACTTACTCAGGCAAACAACGATTGCTCAGGTAAGCACTGCGGAATGCTAGCTTCTTGCTTGGTAAAAGGATATAGCTTAGAGAACTACACAAAGTTTGAACATGAGCTTCAAAAAGATATATTAAATAGCCTTTCATATATGTGCGAAATTGAACCGGAAAAAATCAGTATAGGAGTAGATGGGTGTACAGTTCCAGTACATGCTATGCCTATTTATAATATGGCACTTGGATTTGCAAAGCTAGCTAATCCAGAAAACCTAGACTCTGATTACAAAGCTGCTTGTGAAAGAATTTTTGATGCAATGAATAATTCTCCAGAGATGGTGTCTGGAACAGATGGTTTTTGTACTGAGCTTATAAGGCATACCAATGGTAAATTAATTGGAAAGCTAGGAGCAGAAGGGATTTACTGCATAGGTATAAAAGGAAAAAATATTGGACTTGCAGTTAAGATTGAAGATGGAAATTATTCTAGAGCGATAAATCCAGCAGTAACGAAATGCCTAGAGGATATGCAGGTTTTGGAGCCGAGTGAGCTTGAAAATCTAAAAAGCTTTTCTAAAGTACCTAATTACAACAATAAAAATGAAGTAATAGGCTATATAGAGCCTTGCTTTGAATTTAATAAAATATAA
- a CDS encoding ArsR/SmtB family transcription factor, with protein sequence MNQLINLFKLLSDESRLRIIMMLYHQELCVCQLTGILELSQPTISKNLSKLRDLNLVKDTRKEKFVFYSLNLDNKVFIKLLDDIAENIELYPQLVLDKSRLSDKDIYLNQCCNPVL encoded by the coding sequence ATGAACCAACTTATTAATTTATTTAAACTTTTATCTGATGAATCAAGACTAAGAATCATAATGATGTTATATCATCAAGAGCTCTGTGTATGTCAATTAACTGGAATACTTGAACTATCTCAGCCTACTATTTCAAAAAATCTTTCTAAACTAAGAGATTTAAATTTAGTAAAAGATACTAGAAAAGAAAAGTTTGTTTTTTACTCTTTAAACTTAGATAATAAAGTATTTATAAAATTACTAGACGATATAGCAGAAAACATTGAACTATATCCTCAACTAGTACTTGATAAATCAAGACTTTCAGATAAAGATATCTATCTCAATCAATGCTGTAACCCAGTTTTATAA
- a CDS encoding permease produces the protein MIIFQWLNNQLLKMVWLYDLVELFVNKAFKLDINTKLGGSIHFFIYDVIKIFILLSVLIFTISYIQSFFPPERTRKILGRFDGITANILGALLGTVTPFCSCSSIPLFIGFTSAGLPIGVTFSFLISSPLVDLASVLLLASIFNWRIAIAYVVVGLILAVIGGSLISKFKLEKYVEPFVYGNKLREIELEEMTTKDRLDFSKEQVVDIIKKVWLYIIIGVGIGAAIHNWIPENVISALLGQDKWYSVLLATAVGVPMYADIFGTLPIAEALVSKGVGIGTALSFMMAVTALSLPSMILLKKVVKTKLLVIFAGIVTTGILIIGYTFNALGYLLL, from the coding sequence ATGATTATTTTTCAATGGCTTAACAATCAGCTGTTAAAAATGGTCTGGCTTTATGATTTGGTAGAGCTTTTTGTAAACAAAGCATTCAAGCTTGATATCAATACGAAGCTAGGCGGAAGTATACATTTTTTTATTTATGATGTAATAAAAATATTTATTCTTCTATCTGTACTTATATTTACAATTTCATATATTCAAAGCTTTTTCCCTCCAGAAAGAACTAGGAAAATATTAGGAAGATTTGATGGAATCACTGCTAATATACTAGGAGCACTCCTTGGAACAGTTACTCCATTTTGCTCTTGTTCTTCTATCCCGCTGTTCATTGGCTTTACAAGTGCAGGGCTCCCTATAGGAGTTACATTTTCATTTTTGATATCTTCACCTTTGGTAGATTTAGCTTCTGTTCTTCTACTCGCTAGTATATTCAACTGGAGAATCGCTATCGCTTATGTTGTTGTTGGACTTATTCTTGCAGTTATTGGCGGAAGCTTAATAAGCAAGTTTAAACTAGAGAAATATGTAGAACCCTTTGTTTATGGCAACAAGCTAAGAGAAATTGAGCTAGAAGAAATGACTACTAAAGATAGACTTGATTTTTCTAAAGAGCAGGTTGTAGATATAATAAAAAAGGTTTGGTTATACATCATTATAGGTGTAGGAATAGGCGCCGCTATTCACAACTGGATTCCTGAAAATGTCATTTCCGCTTTACTAGGTCAGGATAAATGGTATTCAGTTTTACTAGCTACAGCAGTAGGCGTACCTATGTATGCAGATATATTTGGAACTCTTCCTATAGCTGAGGCATTAGTTTCAAAAGGTGTAGGAATCGGAACAGCTCTTTCGTTTATGATGGCTGTTACTGCACTATCTCTTCCATCTATGATACTTCTTAAAAAAGTAGTTAAAACTAAGCTTTTAGTTATTTTTGCAGGAATAGTAACTACTGGAATACTGATAATAGGCTACACGTTTAATGCGTTAGGATATCTACTACTTTAG
- a CDS encoding permease: MNIILYSLAIILLAASYLKDKSKTKKALKKAWKSFENILPELLVIMLLIGVLLAVVDHELISSLLGESSGWFGVILASIIGAITLIPGFVAFPTAALLLKGGAGYMQIAAFVSTLMMVGIVTLPVEVKYFGKKISYTRNVLAFMFSFIVAIVVGMVVTNL, from the coding sequence ATGAATATAATCTTATATTCTTTAGCTATCATACTGCTAGCTGCTTCATACTTAAAGGACAAATCAAAAACAAAAAAGGCACTAAAAAAAGCTTGGAAGTCATTTGAAAACATACTTCCAGAATTACTTGTCATAATGCTTCTGATAGGAGTACTTCTAGCAGTAGTAGATCATGAATTAATTTCTAGCTTGCTAGGTGAAAGTTCAGGGTGGTTTGGAGTTATATTAGCTTCCATTATTGGAGCAATTACACTTATTCCTGGATTCGTTGCTTTTCCTACTGCTGCACTTCTTTTAAAGGGTGGAGCTGGATACATGCAAATAGCCGCTTTTGTATCTACACTTATGATGGTTGGAATTGTAACATTACCAGTTGAAGTTAAGTATTTTGGCAAGAAAATTTCTTACACTAGAAATGTGCTCGCTTTTATGTTTTCTTTTATTGTTGCAATTGTTGTAGGAATGGTGGTGACTAACTTATGA